From the Aspergillus puulaauensis MK2 DNA, chromosome 1, nearly complete sequence genome, the window GGATTGCGTCTGTGAGAAGGGCTGTGGCTTCCACGGCGTGCGGGAGGTTGCCGCGTAGTTTCCAGGCGGAGACCTGTATGTATTCAATTAGCACTGCGTATTTGATTGATGATTTATAGCACGAGGGAAAAGTAAGAAATATAGTGAATGTTGAAACATACCGTAGCGCAGGCCTTTGCGCGCATATCCGGCCCGGTATATTCAGGTGCCGGGTAGAATTGGCTCCGCGCGGTGAGGAGGTCGGAGTGGGCTTTCCATGGGGTGAATATTACTTTAGACATCTTTGATTTTTGAGTTTTTCCCTGGAGGGTATCTTGGGGAGGGAAGATACGtatatacaatatataaAAATGCCCGTGGTGATTTTTTGATCGGGGAATAGTTTTTCCTTCCGGATCTGGTTTTATTGGGCTTCGAACGGATGTGTTCTccgttttcttttctttactCCATACTTAGGCTGGATAACTAATGTAGCTCAATTTCTTGAATGGTGGATTGTGATCACTTGGTATTGACACTTGTTTAATACAATTAACGCCGTCCAGTTCGGGGTGTCCGCCCTTGCCTATGCTATTCTATGCCATGCTGTTTACCCAGCTAAACCGAGACTCCGTGCTATGCGAGAATGAAAAACGGAAATAAAAGgggtgaaaaagaaaaagaaaataaatctaagGTCATTCAAATCCATCCGTACCCGTAATTCATGCAAGATGGAGCTGCAATGTTGAAGGAAGGTCGGTAATCGCCCATAGAGGGTTGTTCAAAGTCGTCATCAAAGAAAAAGGACTTTTGCACCATACTCTCAGCCGGTTTAGTCGGTTGCTTGCTCGCATTTTGATGCGagtgctgttgctgatgttGACTTGCGCAGTCCTGGTTCAATTCTGGTtggtcgtcatcgtcataATCTGCTTCATTGTCCGCCTCGTTATCCGAAGACGGTGTGAACGTCTCTTCCAATTTCAGCCCCTTGCCATTCATTCCTTGCAATGGTTCATCGGTGAATGCGTCTGGGTTGTTGTAAAGGCCCATTCCGACGAGCTCATCTTCCGGGTCAGGCTTCTCTAACGCGGACATCGGCTGCGGATCAGCGTCGTCACTGAATTGTTGAATGGGAAGGAAGTCAGGTGTGGCTGGTTCAGTCAGGCGTCCGGACGATACACTTCCATAGTTTGAGGGTGGGACCCCTACGGATGGGACGCTCTGGTTGATTGATACCATATCGAATGGCCAGTCATTTGAAATTGGTTGTGCAAGGGTTGATAATCCCGGGTGCGACCCGTCGAAGAAAGTGCCGTCTGCTTGAGGGTTGTTGATTTGTAAGAAAGATGTGTCTTGGAGGAAAGGAAGTTGGTTTCCAGCGGTGGGAAGAGTCATCTGCTGCGAAGTTGGAAACTCCGTTGGGGCGAATGATCGCAGCATAGAATTTTCATCATTAAAGGCACCACTCATTGGTTGCTGTGGCTGAGGGCAGGCCTGCGTAACTGGGAGATTAAATGTGTTTATCGTCATAGTTGAAGGATCATAGTGCGATGGTGGTGGATATTCCGGCTGCCTTGATGCTGGGTGCCAGCTCATAGGTCGTGAGCGGCGTCCATGCTGGACAACAGATTTGAGCAGAGCTGCACTCAGAGAAGCCTGATAATCCTGGTTGGGCAGTTGGCGATACATAGGCGAGCTGTGCATCGTGGTGGTCCTCCGCCTGCCCGTAGAAGAAGGACTGTTCCCGGCACTACGGGGTTTGGTGATACGCCCGCTTAGCCTGGGCTTTGGGAAAGCATAAATGAAGTCTTGAAGAGTGGCCGGAGGCACACATGGCTGGTTATCCTGGGC encodes:
- a CDS encoding uncharacterized protein (COG:S;~EggNog:ENOG410PT78), with product MNYYSQPGATFAGSQWAQDNQPCVPPATLQDFIYAFPKPRLSGRITKPRSAGNSPSSTGRRRTTTMHSSPMYRQLPNQDYQASLSAALLKSVVQHGRRSRPMSWHPASRQPEYPPPSHYDPSTMTINTFNLPVTQACPQPQQPMSGAFNDENSMLRSFAPTEFPTSQQMTLPTAGNQLPFLQDTSFLQINNPQADGTFFDGSHPGLSTLAQPISNDWPFDMVSINQSVPSVGVPPSNYGSVSSGRLTEPATPDFLPIQQFSDDADPQPMSALEKPDPEDELVGMGLYNNPDAFTDEPLQGMNGKGLKLEETFTPSSDNEADNEADYDDDDQPELNQDCASQHQQQHSHQNASKQPTKPAESMVQKSFFFDDDFEQPSMGDYRPSFNIAAPSCMNYGYGWI